From the genome of Methanobrevibacter arboriphilus JCM 13429 = DSM 1125, one region includes:
- a CDS encoding indolepyruvate oxidoreductase subunit beta — translation MLNEENSYNIYICGVGGQGIIKTSVIIGEAAMNEGYDVVMSEIHGMSQRGGVVSTELRIGGYKSSIIGKFKSDIILAFEPSEAVRALDKANKNTKIIFNTSPIIPSTLNQFNQTYPSVGNITESLNENYGSVYPVEGEKLAIESGSILSLNMVLLGAAIANDTFPLSKESIIKSMKNNLNSKFHNMNLDAIEKGYNIVKSS, via the coding sequence ATGCTTAATGAAGAAAATTCTTATAATATTTATATTTGTGGGGTTGGTGGCCAGGGAATAATTAAAACTTCAGTTATTATTGGTGAAGCAGCTATGAATGAGGGTTATGATGTTGTAATGAGTGAAATTCATGGAATGTCTCAAAGAGGAGGTGTAGTATCTACTGAATTAAGAATTGGTGGGTATAAAAGTTCTATAATTGGAAAATTTAAATCTGATATAATTTTAGCTTTTGAACCATCTGAAGCTGTAAGGGCACTTGATAAGGCAAATAAGAATACTAAAATCATATTTAACACATCTCCAATAATTCCATCCACTTTGAACCAATTTAATCAAACTTATCCAAGTGTTGGTAACATTACTGAGAGTTTAAATGAGAATTATGGCTCTGTATATCCTGTTGAGGGAGAAAAATTAGCTATTGAATCTGGAAGTATATTATCTCTGAATATGGTTCTTCTTGGTGCAGCTATAGCTAATGATACTTTTCCTCTTTCAAAAGAATCAATTATAAAATCTATGAAAAATAATTTAAACAGTAAATTCCATAATATGAATTTAGATGCTATTGAAAAAGGTTATAATATAGTTAAAAGTAGTTAA
- a CDS encoding amino acid-binding protein: MKNKQISVFIENKEGRLKKAMDVLAKENINIRALSIADTTKFGILRLIVSENEKAKEVLEKNNFVVKENEVIIIEVPDKPNGLNTILGHLDDENINVEYIYAFVSKKSDEAIVVVRLENIDEGIKVLKEKKANILTAEDIKLI; encoded by the coding sequence ATGAAAAACAAGCAAATATCTGTATTTATTGAAAACAAAGAAGGTAGATTAAAAAAAGCTATGGATGTTTTAGCAAAAGAGAATATAAACATTAGAGCTCTTTCTATAGCAGACACAACTAAGTTTGGGATACTAAGATTAATAGTATCAGAAAATGAAAAAGCAAAAGAAGTCTTAGAAAAAAATAATTTTGTTGTAAAAGAAAATGAAGTCATTATAATAGAAGTTCCAGATAAACCAAATGGTTTAAACACTATTTTAGGACATCTTGATGATGAAAATATAAATGTAGAATATATCTATGCATTTGTTAGTAAAAAGAGTGATGAAGCTATTGTTGTAGTAAGATTAGAAAATATTGACGAAGGAATAAAAGTTTTAAAAGAAAAAAAAGCTAACATACTAACTGCTGAAGACATAAAATTAATTTAA
- a CDS encoding phenylacetate--CoA ligase family protein has translation MVWDEKLECMSIKEKRELQLKRLKETVKKAYENVPFYKDKFDKAGIKPEDIKTLEDINKIPFTTKTDLRDAYPFGMFAVPEEEIIEIHTTSGTTGKPTVSGYTEKDLEIWSEVSARAITMGLGTRGDRIQNCYGYGLFTGGLGIHYGGHKVGATVIPISAGNTKRQIEVMKDFKSTILTCTPSYALYLAEVLEKEGLTPDEITLKSGIFGAEMWTEEMREELEKRLGIIALNIYGLTEVIGPGVAQECPEKTGLHISDDHFYPEIIDSETMQPLEDGNKGELVLTTLTREGMPVIRFRTKDITSITHEKCDCGRTLARMSRITGRSDDMLKIRGVIVFPSQIERALLKIEGLTPNYQIVVTRPGHLDELEVRVETSKELFSDEMRIMESIEDNISKIIQKEIGLRANVTLVEPESLPRSEGKAVRVIDERNFE, from the coding sequence ATGGTTTGGGATGAAAAATTAGAATGTATGAGCATAAAAGAAAAAAGAGAACTACAACTTAAAAGGTTGAAAGAAACAGTTAAGAAAGCTTATGAAAATGTTCCATTTTATAAAGATAAGTTTGATAAAGCTGGGATAAAACCAGAAGATATTAAAACACTTGAAGATATAAATAAAATACCTTTTACAACAAAAACAGATCTTCGAGATGCTTATCCTTTTGGAATGTTTGCAGTTCCAGAAGAAGAAATTATAGAAATCCACACAACCTCTGGAACAACAGGTAAACCAACTGTTTCTGGATATACTGAAAAAGATTTGGAAATTTGGTCAGAAGTTAGTGCAAGAGCGATAACCATGGGACTTGGAACACGTGGAGATCGAATTCAAAATTGTTATGGCTATGGACTCTTTACTGGAGGGCTTGGAATCCATTATGGAGGACATAAAGTAGGAGCAACAGTTATCCCCATTTCTGCAGGAAACACAAAACGTCAAATTGAAGTGATGAAAGATTTTAAAAGTACAATTCTTACATGTACTCCGTCATATGCACTTTATTTAGCTGAAGTTCTTGAAAAAGAAGGATTAACTCCAGATGAAATTACTTTAAAATCAGGAATATTTGGAGCAGAAATGTGGACTGAAGAAATGAGAGAAGAACTTGAAAAAAGATTAGGAATCATTGCTCTTAATATTTATGGCTTAACTGAAGTTATTGGACCTGGAGTAGCTCAAGAATGTCCAGAAAAAACAGGACTACACATATCTGATGACCATTTTTATCCAGAAATTATTGATTCTGAAACAATGCAACCTTTAGAAGATGGAAATAAAGGAGAATTAGTATTAACAACACTTACAAGAGAAGGAATGCCAGTTATAAGATTCCGTACCAAAGATATAACCTCAATCACACATGAAAAATGTGATTGTGGTAGAACTCTAGCTAGAATGTCTAGAATTACTGGTAGAAGTGATGATATGCTTAAAATAAGAGGAGTAATAGTATTCCCCTCACAAATTGAAAGAGCCTTACTAAAAATTGAGGGGCTTACACCAAACTATCAAATCGTAGTTACAAGACCAGGGCATTTAGATGAACTTGAAGTTAGAGTAGAAACTTCTAAAGAACTATTTTCTGATGAAATGAGAATAATGGAATCTATAGAAGATAATATATCTAAAATTATTCAAAAAGAAATAGGATTACGTGCAAATGTCACTTTAGTTGAGCCAGAATCTCTTCCAAGAAGTGAAGGAAAAGCTGTAAGAGTAATAGATGAAAGAAATTTTGAATAG